The nucleotide sequence AGTGTACGTCACCGCGTCTCTAATCACATTCTCGAGAAAGATCTTCAGAACTCCTCTGGTCTCTTCGTAGATCAACCCGCTGATTCTCTTCACGCCTCCTCTACGGGCGAGACGCCTGATCGCAGGCTTGGTGATTCCTTGGATGTTGTCTCTCAGAACCTTCCTGTGCCTCTTCGCTCCTCCTTTGCCCAACCCCTTGCCTCCTTTGCCTCTTCCTGACATTAGAACTTTCTCGAGATTTAGATGATTGAGTGTTGGATACAGATGATGAATTGACTGGAAGAAGGAGATTGGGGTTTTATATAGGAAGACGAATATCTGAGGAAGTGAATCGTAGCCGTTCGATTAGTGTTTTTATTGTACGGCTTAAGATGGCGATCCGGGTGAATGTATAAGAAAGAGTGTGCATCGTTGATTGCTATTGAATCGACGGTTGTTAATTGCTTCCAGAGTAAATAAAGGATTGTGCTTTTCGTTTGTTGGGGTTTCTGGTTTGGGGTATTTAGTTTGGACCAGTaaaccgggccggttatggataTATTTATCATGTGGAATGAAAGTAGCTTTGTTATTCTGAACGCCAAGTTCAGACACAACCTTGTGAACATAATAGTTGACGAACCTTGGAATGTGTTTACAGTCCTCAAGAAagatatatgttgatgacatttgATTGGAAAATTTTTAAGTGTTTGACCCAAAAATATGAGCATGGGAATACAACCTACTTATAGTGTTACAAGGTCGTTGAGGTTAGAGCTCTCgtgtatcttttattttattcgtTTTTCCTCTCTATAagcttctttttctatt is from Brassica napus cultivar Da-Ae chromosome A4, Da-Ae, whole genome shotgun sequence and encodes:
- the LOC106446920 gene encoding histone H4, producing MSGRGKGGKGLGKGGAKRHRKVLRDNIQGITKPAIRRLARRGGVKRISGLIYEETRGVLKIFLENVIRDAVTYTEHARRKTVTAMDVVYALKRQGRTLYGFGG